The proteins below come from a single Staphylococcus sp. MI 10-1553 genomic window:
- a CDS encoding HIT family protein, which produces MTETIFSKIIAGDIPSFKVYENDYVYAFLDISQVSKGHTLLIPKKPSPNIYETDAETMKHIGEALPIVANAIKKTFNPDGLNVIQNNGEYASQSVFHIHFHLIPRYENDIDGFGYHWETNESQIDDAQKADIATQIASNIE; this is translated from the coding sequence ATGACTGAAACGATATTCTCAAAGATTATTGCCGGCGACATTCCAAGTTTTAAAGTTTACGAAAATGATTATGTCTATGCATTTTTAGATATTTCTCAAGTTTCTAAAGGCCATACATTACTCATTCCTAAAAAGCCGTCACCAAACATTTATGAAACAGATGCTGAAACGATGAAACATATCGGAGAAGCATTGCCGATTGTGGCGAATGCGATTAAGAAAACATTTAACCCAGACGGCTTAAACGTCATTCAAAACAATGGCGAATATGCATCACAATCCGTTTTCCATATTCATTTTCATTTAATTCCACGTTATGAAAATGACATCGATGGCTTCGGTTATCATTGGGAAACAAATGAATCTCAAATTGATGATGCACAAAAGGCAGACATTGCTACTCAAATTGCTTCAAACATCGAATAA
- the ecsA gene encoding ABC transporter ATP-binding protein EcsA, with protein MTVQIKNLTGGYGKKPVIKNINFELTDGEIVGLIGLNGAGKSTTIKHILGLLTPTEGDMSISGIHIKDDIHAYRQHLSYIPEAPVIYDALTLKEHLEMTAMAYGIDYDTAMERAMPLLKVFRLEDQLHIFPSHFSKGMKQKVMIICAFIVEPDFYIIDEPFLGLDPIGIQSMLDLMASKKEEGRTVLMSTHILATAERYCDRFIILDQGEIVAMGDLDALRQQTAMPHATLDEIYIHVTKGAQSS; from the coding sequence ATGACTGTACAAATTAAAAATTTAACAGGCGGTTATGGTAAAAAGCCTGTCATTAAAAATATAAATTTTGAACTCACAGATGGAGAAATTGTTGGTTTAATCGGCTTAAATGGTGCGGGTAAAAGTACAACAATCAAACATATTTTAGGATTGTTGACGCCGACTGAAGGTGACATGTCGATTTCAGGCATTCATATTAAAGATGATATACATGCATATCGACAACATTTATCGTATATTCCAGAAGCACCTGTCATTTATGATGCGCTTACGTTAAAAGAACACCTTGAAATGACAGCGATGGCTTATGGTATTGACTACGATACAGCGATGGAACGCGCAATGCCCTTATTGAAGGTGTTTCGATTAGAAGATCAATTACACATTTTTCCGAGTCATTTTTCTAAAGGGATGAAGCAAAAAGTAATGATTATTTGCGCGTTTATTGTAGAACCAGATTTTTACATTATAGACGAGCCATTTTTGGGCCTTGATCCGATTGGAATACAGTCGATGCTTGATTTGATGGCATCTAAAAAAGAAGAAGGTCGTACAGTGTTGATGAGTACACATATTTTAGCGACTGCTGAACGTTATTGTGACCGTTTTATTATATTAGATCAAGGTGAAATCGTCGCGATGGGGGATTTGGATGCGTTACGTCAACAAACAGCGATGCCACATGCGACGTTAGATGAAATCTACATTCATGTCACTAAAGGAGCACAATCCTCATGA